The Anomalospiza imberbis isolate Cuckoo-Finch-1a 21T00152 chromosome 7, ASM3175350v1, whole genome shotgun sequence genome has a window encoding:
- the INHBB gene encoding inhibin beta B chain, with the protein MDGAARRGVLAALLACGLLLLGAAATPTPPAPAGGSPQDTCTSCGFRRPEEPGKVDGDFLEAVKRHILSRLQMRDRPNITHAVPKAAMVTALRKLHAGKVREDGRVEIPSLDGQASAGPPAHDPVSEIISFAETDDLASSRVRLYFFISNEGNQNLFVVQASLWLYLKLLPYVLEKGSRRKVRVKVYFQDPDTSNKWNVVEKKVDLKRSGWHTFPMTEAIQALFERGERRLNLDVQCEGCEEYSVLPIYVDPGEESHRPFLVVQARLADNKHRIRKRGLECDGRTNLCCRQQFYIDFRLIGWNDWIIAPSGYYGNYCEGSCPAYLAGVPGSASSFHTAVVNQYRMRGLNPGTVNSCCIPTKLSTMSMLYFDDEYNIVKRDVPNMIVEECGCA; encoded by the exons ATGGACGGGGCGGCTCGCCGGGGGGTGCTGGCCGCGCTGCTGGCCTgcgggctgctcctgctgggcgCCGCGGCCACCCCGAccccgccggcccccgccgGCGGCTCCCCGCAGGACACATGCACCTCCTGCGGCTTCCGGcggcccgaggagccgggcaAGGTGGACGGGGATTTCCTGGAGGCGGTGAAGAGGCACATCCTGAGCCGGCTGCAGATGCGGGACCGGCCCAACATCACGCACGCCGTGCCCAAGGCGGCCATGGTCACGGCGCTGCGCAAGCTGCACGCCGGCAAGGTGCGGGAGGACGGCCGCGTGGAGATCCCCAGCCTGGACGGGCAGGCGAGCGCCGGGCCCCCGGCCCACGACCCGGTCTCCGAGATCATCAGCTTCGCCGAGACAG ACGATCTGGCCTCATCTAGAGTCCGCCTCTATTTCTTCATCTCAAATGAAGGGAACCAGAACTTGTTTGTCGTTCAAGCCAGCCTGTGGCTTTACTTGAAGCTGCTTCCATATGTCTTAGAGAAAGGCAGCAGGCGAAAAGTAAGAGTCAAAGTCTATTTCCAAGACCCGGACACTAGCAACAAGTGGAATGTGGTTGAAAAGAAAGTTGATCTCAAAAGAAGTGGTTGGCACACTTTTCCCATGACAGAGGCGATCCAGGCTCTGTttgagagaggagaaaggagactGAACTTGGATGTTCAATGTGAGGGCTGTGAAGAGTATTCAGTGCTGCCAATTTATGTGGACCCCGGGGAGGAATCCCACCGGCCTTTTTTAGTGGTGCAAGCCCGCCTCGCTGATAACAAACACAGGATCCGGAAAAGAGGCCTGGAGTGTGATGGCAGGACCAATCTATGTTGCAGGCAACAGTTTTACATTGACTTTAGACTCATTGGGTGGAATGACTGGATCATAGCACCATCAGGTTACTATGGGAATTACTGTGAAGGGAGCTGCCCGGCCTACTTGGCCGGTGTCCCGGGGTCGGCTTCCTCCTTTCACACCGCTGTCGTGAATCAGTACCGAATGCGGGGGCTGAACCCGGGCACCGTGAACTCCTGTTGCATTCCAACCAAACTTAGCACAATGTCAATGCTGTACTTTGATGATGAATACAACATTGTGAAAAGGGACGTTCCCAATATGATTGTGGAAGAATGTGGTTGTGCTTGA